A single genomic interval of Dromiciops gliroides isolate mDroGli1 chromosome 1, mDroGli1.pri, whole genome shotgun sequence harbors:
- the GRHPR gene encoding glyoxylate reductase/hydroxypyruvate reductase, whose product MRLTARLMKVFITRRIPPEGQALLARSGISKIEQWDSDEPVPRKELLKGVAGAQGVLCLLSDKVDKELLDAAGSGLKVISTLSVGVDHLALDEIKKRGIRVGYTPDVLTDATAELAVALLLSASRRLPEAMDEVKNGGWTSWKPLWMCGHELLNSTVGIIGLGRIGQAIARRLKPFGIQKFLYTGRQPKPKEAAEFQAEFVSAEQLAAQSDFVVVACALTPETKGMCNKDLFQKMKKTTVFVNISRGDVVNQEDLYQALTNGQIAAAGLDVTSPEPLPTNHPLLSLKNCVILPHIGSAAYGTRNTMSVIAVNNLLAGLNGGPMPSEFKL is encoded by the exons ttctaaaatagAACAGTGGGACTCAGATGAGCCCGTACCCAGAAAGGAACTGCTGAAGGGAGTGGCTGGAGCACAGGGCGTTCTCTGCCTTTTGAGTGACAAAGTAGACAAAGAACTCCTGGATGCTGCAG GATCGGGTCTCAAAGTAATCAGCACGCTCTCTGTGGGAGTTGACCATCTTGCCCTGGATGAAATTAAAAAGCG AGGGATCCGCGTGGGCTACACGCCAGACGTCCTGACGGATGCCACAGCAGAGCTTGCGGTGGCCTTACTCCTCAGTGCCAGTCGCCGGCTGCCAGAAGCCATGGATGAAGTGAAGAA TGGTGGTTGGACTTCATGGAAGCCACTCTGGATGTGTGGCCATGAGCTCTTGAACAGCACAGTTGGAATTATCGGGCTCGGAAGGATAG gcCAAGCTATTGCCCGTCGTCTGAAACcatttggcatccagaagttttTATATACTGGACGTCAGCCCAAGCCCAAGGAGGCAGCTGAGTTCCAAGCGGAATTTG TGTCTGCTGAGCAGCTGGCAGCCCAGTCAGACTTTGTTGTGGTGGCTTGTGCTTTAACCCCTGAAACCAAAGGGATGTGCAACAAGGACTTATtccagaaaatgaagaaaactacTGTGTTTGTCAACATCAGCAG GGGAGATGTGGTGAACCAGGAGGACCTTTACCAGGCTTTGACTAATGGTCAGATTGCAGCAGCTGGGCTAGATGTCACAAGCCCTGAACCACTGCCCACAAACCATCCTCTCCTTTCACTGAAGAACTGTG TGATTCTACCACACATTGGAAGTGCTGCCTATGGAACTCGAAACACTATGTCAGTAATTGCAGTTAATAACTTGTTGGCTGGCCTAAATGGGGGACCAATGCCAAGTGAATTCAAACTGTGA